From the Vulpes lagopus strain Blue_001 chromosome 22, ASM1834538v1, whole genome shotgun sequence genome, one window contains:
- the ZNF142 gene encoding zinc finger protein 142 isoform X1 translates to MTDPVLDSQPTNSAGEMDGLCPELLLIPPSLSNRGILEPVQSPCPAGNPTALPADPGCLLVEATATEEDTGNMEIIVEAVAGNLSPGAPGETPGVLVKVVEVYFCERCEQSFAEPTLLALHQCTETLIQPVQGLSGTPCSVELTPSNLTLSGPPQGQGPPDSPLPCPVCRQEFAQPQALKSHFKTHRGAPDTFSCPESGCVFSAEDRKGLQHHLRQAHAVVPVPCSFRGCPLLFGSQQGMELHRQAHYPFHCNHCSFMGSNVKLFRQHQRSHGAGTQGELSACRGLPSQELLPAPKLPPREEEASEQADTALPRQESADEEDGEEEESGALKDSQKALEKRQGAQQLEGDVASGTESLFKTHMCSECKRCFKKRTHLVEHLHLHFPDPSLQCPNCQKFFTSKSKLKTHLLRELGQKAHRCPLCHYSAVERNALNRHMASMHEDISNFYSDTYACPVCREEFRLSQALKEHLKSHTAAATAGPLPLRCFQEGCSYAAPDRKAFVKHLKETHGVRAVECRHHSCPMLFATAEAMEAHHKSHYAFHCPHCDFACSNKHLFRKHKKQGHPGNEELRCTFCPFATFNPVAYQDHVGKMHAHEKIHQCPECNFATAHKRVLIRHMLLHTGEKPHKCELCDFTCRDVSYLSKHMLTHSNTKDYMCTECGYVTKWKHYLSVHMRKHAGDLRYQCNQCSYRCHRADQLSSHKLRHQGKSLMCEVCAFACKRKYELRKHMASQHRPGTPAPLYPCRYCSYQSRHKQALLSHENCKHTRLREFRCALCDYRTFSNTALFFHKRKAHGYVPGDQVWQLRYAGQEPEGAGPCPTPSPDSEPSSQPPAQPEGPGCDPETVAEPPLDQALPETSEEESAGRPDDSEGPQGDDLVGSPSPTEVEEGGCTLHLETLGVELEPVAEPPLEEIAETHPVAFRPLDPSEPLRLEGPDGTLTELSTFEGAGTSSLGAKEEPVLEKPVPGTPRNPPSSEEPPDSWVGTFKAAVPAETAPLPQFPESESLLKALRRQDKEQAEALVLEGRVQMVVIQGEGRAFRCPHCPFITRREKALSVHSRTGCQGRRDPLLCPECGASFKQQRGLSTHLLKKCPVLLRKNKGLPRPGSPIPPRPLPPDTQVPEAAESGRPPPAPVEVELALPKTVAAMLAKEPEEVEGPPGPLHAPTAPPAGNASAAETPEKFHFEQGKFHCNSCTFLCSRLSSITSHVAEGCRGGRGGGGKRRASQSQPAPLLSNGDAASLNGAGTECSPGGGDATPVPKQKGARFSCPTCPFSCQQERALRTHQTRGCPLEESGELHCSLCSFTTPAAAALRLHQKRRHPPAATARGPRPPLQCGDCGFTCKQSRCLQQHRRLKHEGVKPHQCPFCDFSTTRRYRLEAHQSRHTGVGRIPCSSCPQTFGTNSKLRLHRLRVHDKTPTHFCPLCDYSGYLRHDITRHVNSCHRGTPAFACPQCEAQFSSETALKQHALRRHPEPAPPAPGSPAEAAEGPLHCSRCGLLCPSPASLRGHTRKQHPRLECGACQEAFPSRPALDEHRRRQHFSHRCQLCDFAARERAGLVKHYLEQHEEAAAAAASEGGAGASQPPLRCPFCDFACRHQLVLDHHVKGHGGTRLYKCTDCAYSTKNRQKITWHSRIHTGEKPYRCHLCPYACADPSRLKYHMRIHKEERKYLCPDCGYKCKWVNQLKYHMTKHTGLKPYQCPECEYCTNRADALRVHQETRHREARAFMCEQCGKAFKTRFLLRTHLRKHSEAKPYVCNVCHRAFRWAAGLRHHALTHTDRHPFFCRLCSYKAKQKFQVVKHVRRHHPDQADPNQGVGKDPSTPTVHLHDVQLEDPSPPAPAAPPTGPEG, encoded by the exons ATGACAGACCCCGTGTTGGACTCACAGCCAACCAACAGCGCTGGGGAGATGGATGGACTGTGCCCTGAGCTATTGCTgattcccccatctctctctaaCCGTGGAATCCTGGAGCCCGTCCAGAGCCCCTGTCCTGCTGGGAACCCCACAGCTTTGCCGGCTGACCCAGGCTGCCTGCTGGTAGAGGCCACGGCAACTGAAGAGGACACAGGGAACATGGAAATCATTGTGGAAGCAGTAGCTGGAAACCTgtccccaggtgctcctggagagACCCCAG GTGTCCTGGTAAAGGTGGTGGAGGTGTACTTCTGTGAGCGCTGTGAGCAGAGCTTCGCAGAGCCCACTCTGCTGGCCCTGCACCAGTGCACTGAGACCCTTATACAGCCCGTGCAGGGCCTCTCTGGCACCCCCTGCTCTGTAGAGCTCACCCCCAGCAACCTCACTCTCTCTGGCCCTCCGCAGGGCCAGGGCCCACCAGATAGCCCTCTGCCATGCCCGGTGTGTAGACAGGAGTTTGCTCAACCCCAGGCCCTGAAAAGCCACTTCAAGACCCACCGGGGTGCTCCAGACACCTTCTCCTGCCCAGAATCCGGCTGTGTGTTTTCCGCGGAAGATCGCAAGGGTCTGCAGCACCACCTGAGGCAGGCCCACGCCGTGGTTCCTGTGCCATGTTCTTTCCGGGGCTGCCCCCTGCTCTTCGGGAGCCAGCAGGGCATGGAGCTGCACCGGCAGGCCCATTACCCTTTCCACTGCAACCACTGCAGCTTCATGGGCTCCAACGTCAAACTCTTCCGGCAGCATCAGCGGAGCCATGGGGCCGGGACGCAGGGAGAGCTGTCTGCCTGTCGGGGTCTTCCATCCCAGGAGCTGCTGCCAG CTCCCAAACTGCCCCCTAGAGAGGAAGAGGCTTCAGAACAAGCAGATACGGCCTTGCCTAGGCAGGAGTCAGCAGATGAGGAGGacggagaggaagaggagagtggTGCCCTGAAGGACTCCCAGAAAGCCCTGGAGAAAcgccagggggctcagcagttagaAG GGGATGTGGCTTCTGGCACCGAGTCCCTCTTCAAGACCCACATGTGTTCAGAATGCAAGCGCTGCTTTAAGAAGCGGACGCATCTGGTGGAGCACCTCCATCTCCACTTCCCAGATCCCAGCCTCCAGTGCCCCAACTGCCAGAAATTCTTCACCAGCAAGAGCAAGCTCAAGACCCATCTGCTGCGGGAGCTCGGCCAGAAGGCCCACCGCTGCCCGCTGTGCCACTACAGCGCAGTGGAGAGGAATGCGCTCAACCGCCACATGGCCAGCATGCACGAGGATATCTCCAACTTCTACTCGGACACCTACGCCTGTCCTGTCTGCCGTGAGGAGTTCCGCCTCAGCCAGGCCCTGAAGGAGCACCTCAAGAGCCACACGGCAGCAGCCACAGCGGGGCCCTTGCCCCTTCGCTGCTTTCAGGAGGGCTGCAGCTACGCGGCTCCCGACCGCAAGGCCTTTGTAAAGCACCTGAAGGAGACCCATGGCGTGCGGGCCGTGGAGTGCCGCCACCACTCTTGTCCCATGCTCTTCGCCACCGCCGAAGCCATGGAGGCACACCACAAAAGCCACTATGCCTTCCACTGCCCGCACTGTGACTTTGCCTGCTCCAATAAGCACCTGTTCCGCAAACACAAGAAGCAGGGCCACCCGGGCAATGAGGAGCTGCGCTGCACCTTCTGCCCCTTTGCCACCTTCAACCCTGTGGCCTACCAGGACCATGTGGGCAAGATGCACGCCCACGAGAAGATCCACCAGTGCCCCGAGTGCAACTTCGCCACTGCCCACAAGAGGGTGCTCATCCGCCACATGCTCCTGCACACGG GTGAGAAGCCTCACAAGTGTGAGCTCTGCGACTTCACGTGCCGAGACGTGAGCTACCTGTCCAAGCACATGCTGACGCACTCCAACACCAAGGATTACATGTGCACTGAGTGTGGCTATGTCACCAAGTGGAAGCACTACCTCAGCGTGCACATGCGGAAGCACGCAGGGGACCTCAG atACCAGTGCAACCAGTGCTCCTATCGCTGCCACCGGGCGGATCAGCTGAGCAGCCACAAGCTGCGCCACCAGGGCAAGTCCCTGATGTGCGAGGTATGCGCCTTCGCTTGCAAGCGCAAGTACGAGCTGCGGAAGCACATGGCTTCCCAGCACCGACCCGGCACGCCGGCCCCGCTCTACCCCTGCCGCTACTGCAGCTACCAGAGCCGCCACAAGCAGGCCCTGCTGAGCCACGAGAACTGCAAGCACACCCGCCTCCGGGAGTTCCGCTGTGCCCTCTGCGACTACCGCACGTTCAGCAACACCGCCCTCTTCTTCCACAAGCGCAAGGCCCACGGCTACGTGCCCGGGGACCAGGTGTGGCAGCTCCGCTATGCCGGCCAGGAGCCGGAGGGTGCCGGGCCCTGCCCGACCCCCTCACCGGACTCTGAGCCCTCGAGCCAGCCGCCTGCCCAGCCTGAGGGACCAGGCTGTGACCCCGAGACTGTGGCCGAGCCCCCCTTGGACCAGGCCCTGCCGGAGACCAGTGAGGAGGAGAGTGCTGGGAGACCGGACGACAGTGAGGGCCCGCAGGGGGACGACCTGGTTGGCAGCCCCAGTCCCACGGAGGTCGAGGAGGGTGGCTGCACACTGCACCTAGAGACCCTGGGGGTGGAGCTGGAGCCTGTGGCCGAGCCGCCCCTTGAGGAGATCGCCGAAACCCACCCTGTGGCGTTCAGGCCCCTGGATCCCTCAGAGCCGCTGAGACTAGAAGGGCCAGATGGAACTTTGACAGAGCTGTCTACCTTCGAAGGCGCCGGGACTTCCAGCTTGGGTGCCAAAGAAGAGCCCGTTCTGGAAAAGCCAGTCCCTGGGACCCCCAGAAACCCCCCCTCCTCAGAGGAGCCCCCCGACAGCTGGGTGGGAACCTTCAAGGCGGCTGTGCCCGCCGAGACCGCTCCCCTTCCCCAGTTCCCCGAGTCAGAGTCGTTACTCAAGGCCCTGCGGAGGCAGGACAAAGAGCAAGCAGAGGCGCTGGTCCTGGAGGGCCGCGTTCAGATGGTGGTGATCCAGGGTGAGGGGCGGGCCTTCCGCTGCCCTCATTGCCCTTTTATTACGCGCCGGGAGAAGGCCCTGAGTGTGCACTCCAGGACGGGGTGCCAGGGCCGCCGGGACCCCCTGCTGTGCCCCGAGTGTGGGGCTAGCTTCAAGCAACAGCGCGGCCTTAGCACCCACCTGCTGAAGAAGTGCCCTGTCCTGCTGAGAAAGAATAAGGGTTTGCCCAGACCGGGTTCACCCATCCCTCCGCGTCCTCTGCCCCCGGACACCCAGGTCCCAGAGGCTGCAGAAAGCGGGAGGCCCCCGCCTGCACCAGTGGAAGTAGAGCTGGCGCTCCCGAAAACTGTTGCTGCTATGCTGGCTAAGGAGCCAGAAGAGGTAGAGGGGCCCCCCGGCCCGCTGCATGCCCCCACAGCCCCTCCTGCAGGAAACGCCTCCGCCGCAGAGACCCCTGAGAAGTTCCACTTCGAGCAGGGCAAGTTCCACTGCAACTCCTGCACGTTCCTTTGCTCTCGGCTCTCCTCCATCACCTCTCACGTGGCCGAAGGCTGccggggcggcaggggcgggggagggaagcGAAGGGCCTCCCAGAGCCAGCCTGCACCCCTCCTGAGCAACGGGGACGCTGCCTCCCTAAACGGTGCAGGAACGGAGTGCAGCCCTGGGGGCGGGGATGCCACCCCGGTTCCGAAGCAGAAGGGGGCTCGCTTCTCCTGCCCCACGTGTCCCTTTAGCTGCCAGCAGGAGCGGGCTCTGAGGACCCACCagacccggggctgccccctcgAAGAGTCTGGAGAGCTGCACTGCAGCCTCTGCTCATTCACCactccggccgccgccgccctgaGGCTCCACCAGAAGCGGAGGCACCCTCCTGCCGCCACGGCCCGTGGGCCCCGGCCCCCTCTTCAGTGCGGGGACTGTGGCTTCACCTGCAAACAGAGCCGCTGCCTGCAGCAACACCGGCGCCTCAAGCACGAGGGAGTGAAGCCACACCAGTGCCCCTTCTGTGACTTCTCCACCACCAGACGGTACCGGCTGGAGGCACATCAGTCCCGACACACGGGTGTCGGCCGCATCCCCTGCAGCTCCTGTCCCCAGACATTTGGCACCAACTCGAAGCTGCGCCTGCACCGGCTCAGGGTACACGACAAAACCCCCACCCATTTCTGTCCGCTCTGTGACTACAGCGGCTACCTGCGCCACGACATCACCCGCCACGTCAACAGTTGCCACCGGGGCACCCCTGCCTTTGCCTGTCCACAGTGCGAGGCCCAGTTCAGCTCTGAGACGGCGCTCAAGCAGCACGCCCTGCGCCGGCATCCCGAGCCCGCACCGCCGGCGCCCGGCTCCCCGGCCGAGGCCGCCGAGGGCCCCCTGCACTGCTCCCGCTGCGGGCTGCTGTGCCCCAGCCCGGCCAGCCTGCGGGGACACACCCGGAAGCAGCATCCGCGCCTGGAGTGCGGGGCCTGCCAGGAGGCCTTCCCCAGCCGCCCGGCGCTGGACGAGCACCGGAGGCGCCAGCACTTCAGCCACCgctgccagctgtgtgacttcgCCGCCCGGGAGCGCGCGGGCCTGGTCAAGCACTACCTGGAGCAGCACGAGgaggcggcagcggcggcggcctCGGAGGGTGGCGCGGGTGCCAGCCAGCCCCCCCTGCGCTGCCCCTTCTGCGACTTTGCGTGCCGCCACCAGCTGGTGCTCGATCACCACGTGAAGGGGCACGGGGGCACCCGGCTCTACAAGTGTACCGACTGTGCCTACAGCACCAAAAACCGGCAGAAGATCACCTGGCACAGCCGCATCCACACGGGCGAAAAGCCCTACCGCTGTCACCTCTGTCCCTATGCCTGCGCTGACCCCTCCCGCCTCAAG TACCATATGCGGATCCACAAGGAGGAACGGAAGTATCTGTGCCCTGACTGTGGCTACAAGTGCAAGTGGGTCAACCAGCTCAAGTACCACATGACCAAGCACACAG GACTGAAGCCATACCAGTGTCCCGAGTGTGAGTACTGTACCAACCGAGCTGACGCGCTGCGTGTGCACCAGGAGACACGGCATCGGGAGGCACGGGCCTTCATGTGTGAGCAGTGTGGCAAGGCCTTCAAGACACGCTTCCTGCTGCGCACCCACCTCCGCAAGCACAGTGAGGCCAAACCCTACGTGTGCAACGTGTGCCACCGCGCTTTCCGATGGGCTGCCGGCCTGCGCCACCACGCCCTCACCCACACCGACCGCCACCCCTTCTTCTGCCGCCTGTGCAGCTACAAGGCCAAGCAGAAGTTCCAGGTGGTGAAGCACGTGCGCCGGCACCACCCGGACCAGGCTGACCCGAACCAAGGAGTGGGCAAAGACCCCAGCACCCCCACGGTGCACCTGCATGATGTGCAGCTGGAGGACCCCAGCCCACCtgctcctgctgccccccccacTGGACCTGAAGGCTGA
- the ZNF142 gene encoding zinc finger protein 142 isoform X2 produces the protein MELHRQAHYPFHCNHCSFMGSNVKLFRQHQRSHGAGTQGELSACRGLPSQELLPAPKLPPREEEASEQADTALPRQESADEEDGEEEESGALKDSQKALEKRQGAQQLEGDVASGTESLFKTHMCSECKRCFKKRTHLVEHLHLHFPDPSLQCPNCQKFFTSKSKLKTHLLRELGQKAHRCPLCHYSAVERNALNRHMASMHEDISNFYSDTYACPVCREEFRLSQALKEHLKSHTAAATAGPLPLRCFQEGCSYAAPDRKAFVKHLKETHGVRAVECRHHSCPMLFATAEAMEAHHKSHYAFHCPHCDFACSNKHLFRKHKKQGHPGNEELRCTFCPFATFNPVAYQDHVGKMHAHEKIHQCPECNFATAHKRVLIRHMLLHTGEKPHKCELCDFTCRDVSYLSKHMLTHSNTKDYMCTECGYVTKWKHYLSVHMRKHAGDLRYQCNQCSYRCHRADQLSSHKLRHQGKSLMCEVCAFACKRKYELRKHMASQHRPGTPAPLYPCRYCSYQSRHKQALLSHENCKHTRLREFRCALCDYRTFSNTALFFHKRKAHGYVPGDQVWQLRYAGQEPEGAGPCPTPSPDSEPSSQPPAQPEGPGCDPETVAEPPLDQALPETSEEESAGRPDDSEGPQGDDLVGSPSPTEVEEGGCTLHLETLGVELEPVAEPPLEEIAETHPVAFRPLDPSEPLRLEGPDGTLTELSTFEGAGTSSLGAKEEPVLEKPVPGTPRNPPSSEEPPDSWVGTFKAAVPAETAPLPQFPESESLLKALRRQDKEQAEALVLEGRVQMVVIQGEGRAFRCPHCPFITRREKALSVHSRTGCQGRRDPLLCPECGASFKQQRGLSTHLLKKCPVLLRKNKGLPRPGSPIPPRPLPPDTQVPEAAESGRPPPAPVEVELALPKTVAAMLAKEPEEVEGPPGPLHAPTAPPAGNASAAETPEKFHFEQGKFHCNSCTFLCSRLSSITSHVAEGCRGGRGGGGKRRASQSQPAPLLSNGDAASLNGAGTECSPGGGDATPVPKQKGARFSCPTCPFSCQQERALRTHQTRGCPLEESGELHCSLCSFTTPAAAALRLHQKRRHPPAATARGPRPPLQCGDCGFTCKQSRCLQQHRRLKHEGVKPHQCPFCDFSTTRRYRLEAHQSRHTGVGRIPCSSCPQTFGTNSKLRLHRLRVHDKTPTHFCPLCDYSGYLRHDITRHVNSCHRGTPAFACPQCEAQFSSETALKQHALRRHPEPAPPAPGSPAEAAEGPLHCSRCGLLCPSPASLRGHTRKQHPRLECGACQEAFPSRPALDEHRRRQHFSHRCQLCDFAARERAGLVKHYLEQHEEAAAAAASEGGAGASQPPLRCPFCDFACRHQLVLDHHVKGHGGTRLYKCTDCAYSTKNRQKITWHSRIHTGEKPYRCHLCPYACADPSRLKYHMRIHKEERKYLCPDCGYKCKWVNQLKYHMTKHTGLKPYQCPECEYCTNRADALRVHQETRHREARAFMCEQCGKAFKTRFLLRTHLRKHSEAKPYVCNVCHRAFRWAAGLRHHALTHTDRHPFFCRLCSYKAKQKFQVVKHVRRHHPDQADPNQGVGKDPSTPTVHLHDVQLEDPSPPAPAAPPTGPEG, from the exons ATGGAGCTGCACCGGCAGGCCCATTACCCTTTCCACTGCAACCACTGCAGCTTCATGGGCTCCAACGTCAAACTCTTCCGGCAGCATCAGCGGAGCCATGGGGCCGGGACGCAGGGAGAGCTGTCTGCCTGTCGGGGTCTTCCATCCCAGGAGCTGCTGCCAG CTCCCAAACTGCCCCCTAGAGAGGAAGAGGCTTCAGAACAAGCAGATACGGCCTTGCCTAGGCAGGAGTCAGCAGATGAGGAGGacggagaggaagaggagagtggTGCCCTGAAGGACTCCCAGAAAGCCCTGGAGAAAcgccagggggctcagcagttagaAG GGGATGTGGCTTCTGGCACCGAGTCCCTCTTCAAGACCCACATGTGTTCAGAATGCAAGCGCTGCTTTAAGAAGCGGACGCATCTGGTGGAGCACCTCCATCTCCACTTCCCAGATCCCAGCCTCCAGTGCCCCAACTGCCAGAAATTCTTCACCAGCAAGAGCAAGCTCAAGACCCATCTGCTGCGGGAGCTCGGCCAGAAGGCCCACCGCTGCCCGCTGTGCCACTACAGCGCAGTGGAGAGGAATGCGCTCAACCGCCACATGGCCAGCATGCACGAGGATATCTCCAACTTCTACTCGGACACCTACGCCTGTCCTGTCTGCCGTGAGGAGTTCCGCCTCAGCCAGGCCCTGAAGGAGCACCTCAAGAGCCACACGGCAGCAGCCACAGCGGGGCCCTTGCCCCTTCGCTGCTTTCAGGAGGGCTGCAGCTACGCGGCTCCCGACCGCAAGGCCTTTGTAAAGCACCTGAAGGAGACCCATGGCGTGCGGGCCGTGGAGTGCCGCCACCACTCTTGTCCCATGCTCTTCGCCACCGCCGAAGCCATGGAGGCACACCACAAAAGCCACTATGCCTTCCACTGCCCGCACTGTGACTTTGCCTGCTCCAATAAGCACCTGTTCCGCAAACACAAGAAGCAGGGCCACCCGGGCAATGAGGAGCTGCGCTGCACCTTCTGCCCCTTTGCCACCTTCAACCCTGTGGCCTACCAGGACCATGTGGGCAAGATGCACGCCCACGAGAAGATCCACCAGTGCCCCGAGTGCAACTTCGCCACTGCCCACAAGAGGGTGCTCATCCGCCACATGCTCCTGCACACGG GTGAGAAGCCTCACAAGTGTGAGCTCTGCGACTTCACGTGCCGAGACGTGAGCTACCTGTCCAAGCACATGCTGACGCACTCCAACACCAAGGATTACATGTGCACTGAGTGTGGCTATGTCACCAAGTGGAAGCACTACCTCAGCGTGCACATGCGGAAGCACGCAGGGGACCTCAG atACCAGTGCAACCAGTGCTCCTATCGCTGCCACCGGGCGGATCAGCTGAGCAGCCACAAGCTGCGCCACCAGGGCAAGTCCCTGATGTGCGAGGTATGCGCCTTCGCTTGCAAGCGCAAGTACGAGCTGCGGAAGCACATGGCTTCCCAGCACCGACCCGGCACGCCGGCCCCGCTCTACCCCTGCCGCTACTGCAGCTACCAGAGCCGCCACAAGCAGGCCCTGCTGAGCCACGAGAACTGCAAGCACACCCGCCTCCGGGAGTTCCGCTGTGCCCTCTGCGACTACCGCACGTTCAGCAACACCGCCCTCTTCTTCCACAAGCGCAAGGCCCACGGCTACGTGCCCGGGGACCAGGTGTGGCAGCTCCGCTATGCCGGCCAGGAGCCGGAGGGTGCCGGGCCCTGCCCGACCCCCTCACCGGACTCTGAGCCCTCGAGCCAGCCGCCTGCCCAGCCTGAGGGACCAGGCTGTGACCCCGAGACTGTGGCCGAGCCCCCCTTGGACCAGGCCCTGCCGGAGACCAGTGAGGAGGAGAGTGCTGGGAGACCGGACGACAGTGAGGGCCCGCAGGGGGACGACCTGGTTGGCAGCCCCAGTCCCACGGAGGTCGAGGAGGGTGGCTGCACACTGCACCTAGAGACCCTGGGGGTGGAGCTGGAGCCTGTGGCCGAGCCGCCCCTTGAGGAGATCGCCGAAACCCACCCTGTGGCGTTCAGGCCCCTGGATCCCTCAGAGCCGCTGAGACTAGAAGGGCCAGATGGAACTTTGACAGAGCTGTCTACCTTCGAAGGCGCCGGGACTTCCAGCTTGGGTGCCAAAGAAGAGCCCGTTCTGGAAAAGCCAGTCCCTGGGACCCCCAGAAACCCCCCCTCCTCAGAGGAGCCCCCCGACAGCTGGGTGGGAACCTTCAAGGCGGCTGTGCCCGCCGAGACCGCTCCCCTTCCCCAGTTCCCCGAGTCAGAGTCGTTACTCAAGGCCCTGCGGAGGCAGGACAAAGAGCAAGCAGAGGCGCTGGTCCTGGAGGGCCGCGTTCAGATGGTGGTGATCCAGGGTGAGGGGCGGGCCTTCCGCTGCCCTCATTGCCCTTTTATTACGCGCCGGGAGAAGGCCCTGAGTGTGCACTCCAGGACGGGGTGCCAGGGCCGCCGGGACCCCCTGCTGTGCCCCGAGTGTGGGGCTAGCTTCAAGCAACAGCGCGGCCTTAGCACCCACCTGCTGAAGAAGTGCCCTGTCCTGCTGAGAAAGAATAAGGGTTTGCCCAGACCGGGTTCACCCATCCCTCCGCGTCCTCTGCCCCCGGACACCCAGGTCCCAGAGGCTGCAGAAAGCGGGAGGCCCCCGCCTGCACCAGTGGAAGTAGAGCTGGCGCTCCCGAAAACTGTTGCTGCTATGCTGGCTAAGGAGCCAGAAGAGGTAGAGGGGCCCCCCGGCCCGCTGCATGCCCCCACAGCCCCTCCTGCAGGAAACGCCTCCGCCGCAGAGACCCCTGAGAAGTTCCACTTCGAGCAGGGCAAGTTCCACTGCAACTCCTGCACGTTCCTTTGCTCTCGGCTCTCCTCCATCACCTCTCACGTGGCCGAAGGCTGccggggcggcaggggcgggggagggaagcGAAGGGCCTCCCAGAGCCAGCCTGCACCCCTCCTGAGCAACGGGGACGCTGCCTCCCTAAACGGTGCAGGAACGGAGTGCAGCCCTGGGGGCGGGGATGCCACCCCGGTTCCGAAGCAGAAGGGGGCTCGCTTCTCCTGCCCCACGTGTCCCTTTAGCTGCCAGCAGGAGCGGGCTCTGAGGACCCACCagacccggggctgccccctcgAAGAGTCTGGAGAGCTGCACTGCAGCCTCTGCTCATTCACCactccggccgccgccgccctgaGGCTCCACCAGAAGCGGAGGCACCCTCCTGCCGCCACGGCCCGTGGGCCCCGGCCCCCTCTTCAGTGCGGGGACTGTGGCTTCACCTGCAAACAGAGCCGCTGCCTGCAGCAACACCGGCGCCTCAAGCACGAGGGAGTGAAGCCACACCAGTGCCCCTTCTGTGACTTCTCCACCACCAGACGGTACCGGCTGGAGGCACATCAGTCCCGACACACGGGTGTCGGCCGCATCCCCTGCAGCTCCTGTCCCCAGACATTTGGCACCAACTCGAAGCTGCGCCTGCACCGGCTCAGGGTACACGACAAAACCCCCACCCATTTCTGTCCGCTCTGTGACTACAGCGGCTACCTGCGCCACGACATCACCCGCCACGTCAACAGTTGCCACCGGGGCACCCCTGCCTTTGCCTGTCCACAGTGCGAGGCCCAGTTCAGCTCTGAGACGGCGCTCAAGCAGCACGCCCTGCGCCGGCATCCCGAGCCCGCACCGCCGGCGCCCGGCTCCCCGGCCGAGGCCGCCGAGGGCCCCCTGCACTGCTCCCGCTGCGGGCTGCTGTGCCCCAGCCCGGCCAGCCTGCGGGGACACACCCGGAAGCAGCATCCGCGCCTGGAGTGCGGGGCCTGCCAGGAGGCCTTCCCCAGCCGCCCGGCGCTGGACGAGCACCGGAGGCGCCAGCACTTCAGCCACCgctgccagctgtgtgacttcgCCGCCCGGGAGCGCGCGGGCCTGGTCAAGCACTACCTGGAGCAGCACGAGgaggcggcagcggcggcggcctCGGAGGGTGGCGCGGGTGCCAGCCAGCCCCCCCTGCGCTGCCCCTTCTGCGACTTTGCGTGCCGCCACCAGCTGGTGCTCGATCACCACGTGAAGGGGCACGGGGGCACCCGGCTCTACAAGTGTACCGACTGTGCCTACAGCACCAAAAACCGGCAGAAGATCACCTGGCACAGCCGCATCCACACGGGCGAAAAGCCCTACCGCTGTCACCTCTGTCCCTATGCCTGCGCTGACCCCTCCCGCCTCAAG TACCATATGCGGATCCACAAGGAGGAACGGAAGTATCTGTGCCCTGACTGTGGCTACAAGTGCAAGTGGGTCAACCAGCTCAAGTACCACATGACCAAGCACACAG GACTGAAGCCATACCAGTGTCCCGAGTGTGAGTACTGTACCAACCGAGCTGACGCGCTGCGTGTGCACCAGGAGACACGGCATCGGGAGGCACGGGCCTTCATGTGTGAGCAGTGTGGCAAGGCCTTCAAGACACGCTTCCTGCTGCGCACCCACCTCCGCAAGCACAGTGAGGCCAAACCCTACGTGTGCAACGTGTGCCACCGCGCTTTCCGATGGGCTGCCGGCCTGCGCCACCACGCCCTCACCCACACCGACCGCCACCCCTTCTTCTGCCGCCTGTGCAGCTACAAGGCCAAGCAGAAGTTCCAGGTGGTGAAGCACGTGCGCCGGCACCACCCGGACCAGGCTGACCCGAACCAAGGAGTGGGCAAAGACCCCAGCACCCCCACGGTGCACCTGCATGATGTGCAGCTGGAGGACCCCAGCCCACCtgctcctgctgccccccccacTGGACCTGAAGGCTGA